In Candidatus Sedimenticola sp. (ex Thyasira tokunagai), the following proteins share a genomic window:
- a CDS encoding TIGR02647 family protein, translating to MPFTPDQLSELELLSRFDLSSTQTGIKIHSSADGDVIAASERLFKRGMITQSDGGYLTDIGQDTANHMQALITLLK from the coding sequence GTGCCATTTACGCCTGACCAACTATCTGAACTTGAACTTCTGAGTCGCTTCGACCTCAGCTCTACCCAGACCGGCATCAAAATTCACTCCAGTGCCGATGGCGATGTGATAGCGGCCTCAGAGCGACTATTCAAACGTGGAATGATCACCCAAAGTGATGGCGGTTATCTGACTGACATAGGTCAGGATACGGCAAATCACATGCAGGCGCTGATCACCCTGCTGAAATAG
- a CDS encoding RNA-binding S4 domain-containing protein: MSNQSDQFTLKGREYIELNNLLKLTGQCSSGGAAKMAITHGEVKVDGVVELRKRCKIRPGQRVSIGGYEIDIQP; this comes from the coding sequence ATGAGCAACCAATCAGACCAATTCACCTTGAAAGGCCGTGAGTACATTGAACTCAACAACCTTTTAAAGCTGACAGGGCAGTGTTCCAGCGGCGGAGCCGCCAAGATGGCAATCACCCACGGTGAAGTGAAAGTTGACGGTGTGGTTGAACTGCGTAAACGCTGCAAAATCCGCCCTGGTCAGCGGGTGAGCATTGGTGGCTATGAGATTGATATTCAGCCCTAA
- a CDS encoding MBL fold metallo-hydrolase, with the protein MEITFHGVRGSIPSPGPDTVRYGGNTTCVGIRTDAGDVIILDGGSGIRQHGLDLLSELPVHCSIFITHTHWDHIQGLPFFTPLFIPGNKVDFYGAFDPVYMKDLKSILSQQMEYCYFPVRENELKADISYNTLREGQKIQVGSATVSCILLNHPVLNFGYLVEADGKRFFFTGDNEPPVNIYPEDDENYAEYQELMQEREKHVTNFIRGADLILADAQYTEAEYFKDKVGWGHGYYQSCIAMAERAEIPRLFITHHDPTRTDDQLDAIFADLQRDHSPDSSVEIALARELTKIKL; encoded by the coding sequence ATGGAAATTACATTCCACGGCGTACGTGGTTCCATTCCATCCCCCGGGCCGGATACGGTGCGTTACGGTGGTAACACCACTTGTGTCGGAATCCGTACTGATGCTGGTGATGTAATTATCCTCGATGGTGGATCGGGCATACGTCAGCACGGTCTCGACCTGCTGTCTGAACTACCGGTGCACTGTTCCATCTTTATCACCCACACCCACTGGGACCATATTCAGGGTCTGCCGTTTTTTACCCCACTGTTTATTCCTGGTAACAAGGTCGACTTCTACGGTGCTTTCGATCCGGTCTATATGAAGGATCTGAAGAGCATCCTCAGTCAGCAGATGGAGTACTGCTACTTTCCTGTTCGGGAAAATGAGCTGAAGGCCGACATTAGCTATAACACCCTAAGAGAGGGGCAGAAGATACAGGTGGGTTCGGCAACGGTCAGTTGCATCCTTCTTAATCACCCGGTACTCAATTTTGGTTATCTGGTGGAGGCTGACGGCAAACGCTTCTTCTTCACCGGCGACAATGAGCCACCGGTTAATATCTATCCTGAAGATGATGAAAACTATGCCGAGTATCAGGAGTTGATGCAGGAGCGGGAGAAGCATGTTACAAATTTCATTCGCGGTGCCGACCTGATCCTGGCGGATGCACAGTATACAGAAGCGGAGTACTTCAAGGACAAGGTCGGATGGGGACATGGCTACTACCAGAGTTGTATTGCCATGGCAGAGCGGGCGGAGATTCCACGTCTATTTATCACCCATCACGATCCTACTCGTACCGATGACCAGCTTGATGCCATCTTTGCCGATCTGCAGAGAGATCACTCACCAGACAGCAGTGTTGAGATCGCTCTGGCCCGGGAACTGACTAAGATTAAACTCTAG